A genomic stretch from Helianthus annuus cultivar XRQ/B chromosome 1, HanXRQr2.0-SUNRISE, whole genome shotgun sequence includes:
- the LOC110874749 gene encoding uncharacterized protein LOC110874749 isoform X1 — MSSPPPPNPTTATATATADFLKSVARQRPRKHTHPSIYQTFYNPPFPPPPNSSRVLYPVASSGRGFIPNHQHPTSDHNLVPNSDAFPPRPASAYPYHPFASNSDVSGHLGNPSHAKTAAAASANPKVVGPSSVAADNSLKNTRDKNGDDAFVVIRDRKVQVSEGTSLYAQCRSWLKNGLVLEKPPQYVDHVKSLPKPLPASMVEPRNDDDMETEEKTEDVEHLSAKELLQQHVKHAKKVRARLRNQRLQRIERYKDRLALLLPPVVDQQPKTDPTS; from the exons ATGTCATCCCCTCCCCCACCCAaccccaccaccgccaccgccaccgccaccgccgacTTCTTAAAATCAGTAGCCCGTCAACGCCCCCGCAAACACACCCACCCATCAATCTACCAAACCTTCTACAACCCCCCTTTTCCCCCACCACCCAATTCTTCAAGAGTTCTTTACCCTGTTGCATCTTCCGGAAGAGGCTTTATTCCCAACCATCAGCACCCCACTTCTGATCACAATTTGGTGCCCAATTCTGATGCTTTTCCACCCCGTCCTGCCTCCGCTTACCCCTACCACCCTTTCGCCTCCAATTCCGATGTTTCCGGTCACTTGGGTAATCCATCTCACGCGAAGACTGCTGCTGCTGCTTCTGCAAACCCTAAG GTTGTTGGTCCATCGTCAGTTGCTGCTGATAATAGCTTAAAAAATACAAG GGATAAGAATGGAGACGATGCTTTCGTTGTTATTAGAGATAGAAAG GTTCAAGTTTCTGAGGGCACTTCTCTTTATGCCCAATGCCGTTCTTGGTTGAAGAATGGGCTTGTTTTGGAAAAACCA CCACAATATGTGGATCATGTGAAGTCTCTTCCAAAGCCACTGCCTGCATCCATGGTAGAACCGAGAAATGACGACGACATGGAAACAGAGGAG AAAACCGaagatgtcgaacacttgtctgCTAAGGAGCTGCTGCAACAGCATGTTAAGCATGCAAAAAAGGTCCGGGCAAG ATTAAGAAATCAAAGGCTGCAAAGAATCGAGAGGTACAAAGACCGTCTCGCCCTACTATTGCCCCCGGTTGTGGACCAACAGCCAAAAACCGACCCAACTTCTTAA
- the LOC110874749 gene encoding uncharacterized protein LOC110874749 isoform X2 gives MSSPPPPNPTTATATATADFLKSVARQRPRKHTHPSIYQTFYNPPFPPPPNSSRVLYPVASSGRGFIPNHQHPTSDHNLVPNSDAFPPRPASAYPYHPFASNSDVSGHLGNPSHAKTAAAASANPKVVGPSSVAADNSLKNTRDKNGDDAFVVIRDRKPQYVDHVKSLPKPLPASMVEPRNDDDMETEEKTEDVEHLSAKELLQQHVKHAKKVRARLRNQRLQRIERYKDRLALLLPPVVDQQPKTDPTS, from the exons ATGTCATCCCCTCCCCCACCCAaccccaccaccgccaccgccaccgccaccgccgacTTCTTAAAATCAGTAGCCCGTCAACGCCCCCGCAAACACACCCACCCATCAATCTACCAAACCTTCTACAACCCCCCTTTTCCCCCACCACCCAATTCTTCAAGAGTTCTTTACCCTGTTGCATCTTCCGGAAGAGGCTTTATTCCCAACCATCAGCACCCCACTTCTGATCACAATTTGGTGCCCAATTCTGATGCTTTTCCACCCCGTCCTGCCTCCGCTTACCCCTACCACCCTTTCGCCTCCAATTCCGATGTTTCCGGTCACTTGGGTAATCCATCTCACGCGAAGACTGCTGCTGCTGCTTCTGCAAACCCTAAG GTTGTTGGTCCATCGTCAGTTGCTGCTGATAATAGCTTAAAAAATACAAG GGATAAGAATGGAGACGATGCTTTCGTTGTTATTAGAGATAGAAAG CCACAATATGTGGATCATGTGAAGTCTCTTCCAAAGCCACTGCCTGCATCCATGGTAGAACCGAGAAATGACGACGACATGGAAACAGAGGAG AAAACCGaagatgtcgaacacttgtctgCTAAGGAGCTGCTGCAACAGCATGTTAAGCATGCAAAAAAGGTCCGGGCAAG ATTAAGAAATCAAAGGCTGCAAAGAATCGAGAGGTACAAAGACCGTCTCGCCCTACTATTGCCCCCGGTTGTGGACCAACAGCCAAAAACCGACCCAACTTCTTAA